One region of Glycine max cultivar Williams 82 chromosome 9, Glycine_max_v4.0, whole genome shotgun sequence genomic DNA includes:
- the LOC100780202 gene encoding AP-4 complex subunit epsilon: protein MSSKVVFTVGDPASDHSLILRHPEAPNDAVCCCCSILSVSSSSSSHTFKGGAVEEAGGEGAMGSNNHGNSKEFLELIKSIGESRSKAEEDCIVLREIETLKRRINDADTPKRKIKEYIIRLLYVEMLGHDASFGYIHAVKMTHHDSLLLKRTGYLALTLFLSDDHDLIILIVNTIQKDLASDNYLVVCAALNAVCRLINEETIPAVLPRVVELLHHSKDAVRKKAVMALHRFYLKSPSSVSHLLSNFRKRLFDNDPGVMGASLCPLSNIVSDDVNSFKDLVVSFVNILKQVAEHRLPKTYDYHQMPAPFIQIKLLKILALLGSGDKQASGHMYTVLGDIIRRSDSMTNIGNAVLYQCICCVASIYPNPKLLEAAADVIAKFLKSDSHNLKYMGIDALGRLIKLSPHIAEQHQLAVIDCLEDPDDSLKRKTFELLYKMTKSSNVEVIVDRMIDYMISMSDDHYKTYIASRCVELAEQFAPSNYWFIQTMNKVFEHAGDLVNIKVAHNLMRLIAEGFGEDDDAADSQLRSSAVESYLRIIGEPKLPSVFLQVICWVLGEYGTVDGKYSASYISGKLCDIAEAYSNDENVKANAISALMKIYAFEVAAGRKVDILSECQSLIEELLASHSSDLQQRAYELQAFIGLDVQAVETIMPRDASCEDIEVDKNLSFLNGYVQQSLERGAESYIPEDVRAGMGNMKNFRSQDHHETLQHGLRFEAYEVPKPPMQPKVTPVSFASSADIVPVPDVLSSRETHHISSVGSTSEVGSSELKLRLDGVQKKWGKPTYSSSTSSASASYSTSQKPTSGATLVDGATTVNSKVHDTYDSRKTQVEITPEKQKLAASLFGGSTKPEKRSSTSHKVSKSSASAADGSRGSKAAVVPNEVAVEKAIHQPPPADLLDLDEPTVTTAPPSVDPFKELEGLLDPSTNSATNHNVAAATNAPDIMSLYAETTVSGGDSIPVSGGYDVNLLSELSNAATKATREETIVKPLPQSIKGPDAKDSLEKDALVRQMGVKPSSQNPNLFSDLLG from the exons ATGAGTTCAAAGGTGGTTTTTACAGTGGGGGACCCAGCCAGCGATCACTCTCTCATTCTCCGACACCCGGAAGCTCCAAACGACGCCGTGTGTTGCTGTTGCAGCATTCTTTcagtctcttcttcttcttcttctcatacaTTCAAAGGTGGAGCAGTTGAAGAAGCTGGTGGGGAGGGAGCAATGGGGTCCAATAATCATGGCAACTCGAAGGAGTTTCTAGAACTCATAAAGTCCATCGGCGAGTCCCGATCCAAGGCCGAGGAGGACTGCATCGTCCTCCGCGAGATCGAAACCCTAAAACGCCGCATCAACGACGCTGACACTCCGAAACGCAAGATCAAGGAGTACATCATCCGCCTCCTCTATGTCGAGATGCTCGGCCACGACGCCTCCTTCGGATACATCCACGCCGTCAAGATGACTCACCACGACTCCCTCCTCCTGAAGCGCACCGGCTACCTCGCCCTCACGCTCTTCCTCAGCGACGACCACGACCTCATCATCCTCATCGTCAACACAATCCAGAAAGACCTCGCCTCCGATAACTACCTCGTCGTTTGCGCCGCTCTTAACGCCGTCTGCAGGCTCATCAACGAGGAGACCATCCCCGCCGTGCTTCCTCGTGTCGTCGAGCTTCTTCACCACTCCAAGGACGCCGTTAGGAAGAAGGCCGTTATGGCGCTGCACCGCTTCTACCTCAAATCTCCGTCCTCCGTTTCGCATTTGCTTTCTAATTTCCGTAAGCGGTTGTTCGATAACGATCCTGGTGTAATGGGCGCTTCTCTTTGCCCGCTTTCTAATATCGTTTCCGATGATGTTAACTCTTTTAAGGACCTTGTCGTTAGCTTTGTTAATATTCTCAAGCAAGTCGCAGAACATAGGTTGCCCAAGACTTATGATTATCACCAAATGCCTGCACCCTTCATTCAG ATTAAGTTGCTGAAAATACTTGCGTTACTGGGAAGTGGCGACAAGCAAGCTAGTGGACACATGTACACTGTGCTTGGTGATATAATCAGGAGGAGTGATTCGATGACCAACATAGGGAATGCTGTTCTCTATCAGTGCATATGCTGTGTTGCTTCTATATATCCCAATCCTAAGTTATTAGAGGCTGCTGCGGATGTAATCGCAAAATTTTTGAAG AGTGACAGTCATAATCTCAAGTACATGGGCATTGATGCCCTTGGTCGGTTGATAAAGTTAAGTCCACATATTGCAGAACAGCACCAACTTGCCGTCATTGACTGCTTGGAG GACCCAGATGATAGTCTGAAACGAAAAACTTTTGAACTGTTATACAAAATGACCAAGTCCTCCAATGTGGAAGTGATTGTTGACAGAATGATTGATTACATGATTAGCATGAGTGATGACcattataaaacttatatagCATCTCGATGTGTGGAACTTGCTGAGCAATTTGCACCAAGTAATTATTGGTTTATACAG ACCATGAATAAAGTTTTTGAGCATGCTGGAGATCTTGTTAATATTAAGGTGGCACATAATTTGATGCGGTTGATTGCTGAAGGATTTGGAGAGGATGATGATGCTGCAGACAGTCAGTTGAGATCATCTGCT GTTGAGTCATATTTGCGCATTATAGGAGAGCCAAAGCTTCCATCAGTGTTTCTTCAA GTCATCTGTTGGGTTCTGGGGGAATATGGAACAGTAGATGGAAAGTATTCTGCTTCCTATATCAGTGGGAAGTTATGTGACATTGCAGAGGCATATTCCAATGATGAAAATGTTAAG GCTAATGCAATTTCAGCATTGATGAAAATTTATGCATTTGAAGTAGCAGCCGGGAGGAAAGTGGATATCCTATCTGAG TGCCAATCGTTGATTGAAGAATTATTGGCATCCCACTCTTCAGATCTGCAGCAACGTGCTTATGAATTGCAAGCCTTTATAGGTTTGGATGTACAAGCTGTTGAAACAATAATGCCACGAGATGCAAGTTGTGAAGACATTGAG GTTGATAAGAATCTTTCTTTCCTCAATGGGTATGTTCAGCAGTCTTTAGAAAGAGGTGCTGAATCCTATATTCCTGAGGATGTGCGTGCTGGAATGGGGAATATGAAAAATTTCAGAAGCCAAGATCATCATGAAACTTTGCAGCATGGTCTAAGATTTGAGGCATATGAAGTTCCAAAGCCTCCAATGCAACCGAAAGTTACTCCAGTTTCATTTGCATCTTCAGCAGACATTGTTCCAGTGCCCGATGTATTGTCTTCCAGGGAGACCCACCATATCTCGTCAGTGGGATCAACTTCTGAGGTTGGATCATCAGAGCTTAAGCTACGGCTTGATGGTGTTCAGAAGAAGTGGGGTAAACCAACGTATTCATCTTCAACATCATCTGCCTCTGCCTCGTATTCTACTTCCCAAAAACCAACGAGTGGGGCAACTCTGGTGGATGGTGCTACAACTGTCAATTCAAAAGTGCATGATACTTATGATTCAAGAAAGACACAGGTTGAGATTACTCCAGAAAAGCAAAAGCTTGCTGCTTCATTGTTTGGTGGTTCAACTAAACCTGAGAAAAGATCATCTACAAGTCACAAGGTTTCAAAATCTAGTGCAAGTGCTGCAGACGGATCTCGGGGATCAAAGGCTGCGGTTGTACCCAATGAAGTAGCTGTGGAAAAAGCAATTCATCAACCACCTCCTGCTGATTTGCTTGACTTGGATGAACCAACTGTCACTACGGCTCCTCCTTCTGTGGACCCATTCAAGGAATTGGAAGGACTTCTTGACCCAAGCACTAATTCTGCAACAAATCATAATGTAGCTGCTGCTACAAATGCCCCTGATATTATGTCACTCTATGCCGAGACTACTGTCAGTGGTGGCGACTCTATACCCGTGAGTGGGGGGTATGATGTAAATCTTTTATCTGAATTGTCAAATGCAGCTACAAAAGCTACTCGTGAAGAAACAATTGTGAAGCCGTTGCCACAATCTATTAAGGGTCCAGATGCTAAAGATTCTTTGGAGAAGGATGCTTTAGTGAGGCAGATGGGTGTGAAGCCCTCAAGTCAGAATCCTAACTTGTTCAGTGACTTGCTTGGCTAA
- the CYP707A1A gene encoding abscisic acid 8'-hydroxylase CYP707A2, with amino-acid sequence MELSTMFFLCASLLFIVLFFRTLIKPYYVSKRRDLPLPPGSMGWPYIGETFQMYSQDPNVFFASKIKRFGSMFKSHILGCPCVMISSPEAAKFVLNKAQLFKPTFPASKERMLGKQAIFFHQGEYHANLRRLVLRTFMPEAIKNIVPDIESIAQDCLKSWEGRLITTFLEMKTFTFNVALLSIFGKEEILYRDALKRCYYTLEQGYNSMPINVPGTLFHKAMKARKELAQIVAQIIWSRRQRKMIDYKDLLGSFMDEKSGLTDDQIADNVIGVIFAARDTTASVLTWIVKYLGENPSVLEAVNEEQECILKSKEERGEDKGLNWEDAKKMPITSRVIQETLRVASILSFTFREAVEDVEYQGYLIPKGWKVLPLFRNIHHSPDNFKEPEKFDPSRFEAAPKPNTFMPFGSGIHMCPGNELAKLEILVLLHHLTTKYRWSVVGAKNGIQYGPFALPQNGLPITLFPKNK; translated from the exons ATGGAACTAAGCACCATGTTTTTCCTGTGTGCTTCTCTTCTCTTCATTGTTCTCTTCTTCAGGACACTCATCAAACCTTACTATGTCTCCAAACGCCGTGACTTGCCACTCCCACCTGGCTCCATGGGTTGGCCTTACATAGGAGAAACCTTTCAAATGTATTCTCAAGACCCAAATGTCTTCTTtgcctcaaaaataaaaag GTTTGGCTCTATGTTTAAGTCCCACATTCTAGGTTGTCCCTGCGTGATGATTTCCAGCCCCGAGGCTGCCAAGTTTGTGCTGAACAAAGCTCAACTCTTCAAGCCAACATTCCCAGCAAGCAAAGAGAGGATGTTGGGAAAACAAGCTATCTTCTTTCACCAAGGAGAGTACCATGCTAACTTGAGAAGGCTTGTTCTTCGCACCTTCATGCCAGAAGCCATCAAAAACATCGTACCGGACATTGAATCCATTGCCCAAGATTGCTTAAAGTCTTGGGAAGGCCGTTTGATCACCACTTTCCTTGAAATGAAAACG TTCACCTTCAACGTTGCTCTGCTTTCAATTTTCGGAAAAGAAGAGATTCTGTACAGAGATGCTCTGAAACGGTGCTACTACACTCTGGAGCAAGGGTATAACTCAATGCCAATTAACGTTCCGGGAACACTGTTCCACAAGGCgatgaaggcaaggaaggagctTGCACAAATCGTGGCCCAAATAATCTGGAGCAGGAGGCAGAGGAAGATGATTGATTACAAGGACTTGTTGGGTTCATTCATGGATGAGAAATCAGGGCTCACCGACGACCAGATAGCGGATAATGTTATTGGCGTCATTTTCGCAGCTCGTGACACCACCGCCAGTGTGCTGACGTGGATCGTCAAGTACCTCGGTGAAAACCCCAGTGTCCTAGAAGCTGTTAAT GAGGAGCAAGAGTGCATATTGAAGAGCAAGGAAGAAAGGGGAGAAGATAAGGGTCTAAATTGGGAAGATGCCAAAAAGATGCCAATAACTTCAAGGGTCATTCAGGAGACTCTAAGAGTTGCTTCAATTTTGTCTTTTACTTTCAGAGAAGCAGTAGAGGATGTAGAATATCAAG GGTATCTTATTCCAAAAGGGTGGAAAGTGCTACCTCTATTTAGGAACATACACCACAGTCCAGACAACTTCAAGGAGCCAGAAAAATTTGATCCCTCAAGATTTGAG GCTGCTCCAAAACCCAACACTTTTATGCCATTTGGCAGTGGGATCCACATGTGTCCAGGGAACGAATTAGCCAAGTTGGAGATTTTGGTCCTCCTACATCATCTGACCACAAAGTACAG GTGGTCTGTTGTGGGTGCAAAGAATGGGATTCAATACGGCCCTTTTGCTCTTCCCCAAAACGGCTTACCCATCACATTATTTCCCAAGAACAAGTAG